In Acinetobacter sp. WCHAc010034, a genomic segment contains:
- the purF gene encoding amidophosphoribosyltransferase — MCGVVGIAGKSPVNQMLFDALTMLQHRGQDAAGIVTCHEGRLYLRKDTGMVRDVFHTRHMRALQGNYGIGHVRYPTAGSSSSAEAQPFYVNSPYGITLAHNGNLTNAAEIHDDLFKTDLRHMNTDSDSEVLLNVFAHELQKRSKLTASAEDIFEVVARVHERCKGGYAVVTMITGQGLVGFRDPNGIRPLIYGSRETEQGKEYIIASESVAITALGFKVERDIAPGEAIFITAKGELFTKQCAAEPAYRPCIFEYVYFARPDATIDGISVYKARLKMGEKLAQKILREWGEEHDIDVVIPIPDTSRTSALELANMLGVKFREGFMKNRYIGRTFIMPGQQQREKSVRQKLNPVELEFQGKNVLLVDDSIVRGTTCNEIIQMARDAGAKKVFFASAAPMVKYPNVYGIDMPAKAELIASSRSVEEIREIIGADRLVFQDLEDLKAAVRTTKVPALQEFDCSVFDGVYVAGGIDDAYLAELEKKRSDSAKLEKKDKYIDVNVDAASVDLTGVREE; from the coding sequence ATGTGTGGAGTAGTTGGTATAGCTGGTAAATCACCCGTTAACCAAATGTTGTTTGATGCATTAACGATGTTACAGCATCGTGGACAAGATGCCGCCGGGATCGTAACTTGCCATGAGGGCCGCCTGTATCTGCGCAAAGATACCGGCATGGTTCGGGATGTGTTCCATACCCGCCACATGCGCGCATTGCAGGGCAACTACGGCATTGGCCATGTGCGCTATCCGACTGCGGGTTCATCCAGCAGCGCAGAGGCGCAGCCGTTCTATGTGAACTCGCCTTACGGCATTACTTTGGCGCATAACGGCAACCTGACCAATGCTGCCGAAATTCATGATGACCTGTTCAAAACAGACTTGCGCCACATGAATACCGATTCAGACTCGGAAGTGCTGCTGAACGTATTTGCGCATGAGCTGCAGAAGCGCAGCAAGCTCACTGCATCTGCAGAGGATATTTTTGAAGTTGTCGCGCGCGTGCATGAGCGCTGCAAAGGCGGCTATGCGGTGGTGACCATGATTACCGGCCAGGGCCTGGTCGGATTCCGTGATCCGAATGGCATCCGCCCGCTGATTTACGGCTCGCGTGAAACAGAGCAGGGCAAAGAGTACATCATTGCTTCTGAATCTGTTGCGATTACCGCTTTAGGCTTTAAAGTCGAGCGTGATATTGCGCCGGGCGAAGCGATTTTCATTACCGCAAAAGGCGAGCTGTTCACCAAGCAGTGCGCTGCTGAGCCGGCATACCGCCCATGCATTTTTGAATATGTGTATTTTGCGCGCCCGGATGCCACCATTGACGGCATTTCAGTGTATAAAGCCCGCCTGAAAATGGGTGAAAAGCTGGCGCAGAAAATTCTGCGCGAATGGGGCGAAGAGCACGATATTGATGTGGTGATTCCAATTCCGGATACATCGCGGACTTCTGCGCTTGAGCTGGCTAATATGCTTGGTGTGAAATTCCGCGAAGGCTTTATGAAGAACCGCTATATCGGCCGCACCTTCATTATGCCGGGCCAGCAGCAGCGCGAAAAATCTGTGCGCCAAAAGCTGAACCCGGTTGAGCTGGAATTCCAGGGCAAAAACGTGCTGCTGGTGGATGACTCGATTGTCCGCGGCACAACCTGTAATGAAATCATTCAGATGGCGCGTGATGCCGGCGCGAAAAAAGTATTCTTCGCTTCAGCTGCGCCAATGGTGAAATACCCGAATGTTTACGGCATTGATATGCCGGCGAAGGCTGAACTGATTGCGTCCAGCCGCAGCGTAGAAGAAATCCGTGAAATTATCGGCGCTGACCGTCTGGTATTTCAGGATTTGGAAGACCTGAAAGCTGCGGTGCGCACCACCAAAGTGCCGGCGCTGCAGGAATTTGACTGTTCAGTATTTGACGGTGTTTACGTGGCGGGCGGCATTGATGACGCTTATCTGGCGGAGCTTGAGAAGAAGCGCAGCGATTCTGCGAAGCTGGAAAAGAAAGACAAGTATATTGATGTCAATGTCGATGCAGCCTCGGTTGACCTGACGGGAGTCCGCGAAGAATAA
- a CDS encoding phosphoglycerate mutase family protein encodes MQLTLVRHGEAARPVMGNDSARPLTERGHLQAEQTADFLKDIIRPEVFVVSPLLRAQETLAHLQKHFPDVPVVVCNTIKPDDDAKTAVEWLSQLPYESIAVVCHMNVVAHIASILLSESFNPYALAEARIYEQAVIASGLSTQIKSFIPAA; translated from the coding sequence ATGCAACTGACTTTAGTACGCCACGGGGAAGCAGCCCGGCCTGTGATGGGCAATGACAGCGCGCGCCCGCTGACGGAGCGCGGCCATCTGCAGGCGGAGCAGACTGCGGACTTCTTAAAGGATATTATCCGCCCGGAAGTGTTTGTAGTCAGCCCGCTGCTGCGCGCGCAGGAAACGCTGGCGCACTTGCAGAAGCATTTTCCCGATGTGCCTGTGGTGGTGTGCAATACCATTAAGCCGGACGATGATGCCAAAACAGCGGTAGAGTGGCTTTCACAGTTGCCTTATGAGTCAATTGCCGTGGTTTGCCATATGAATGTAGTGGCGCATATTGCGTCCATTCTGCTTTCAGAGTCATTCAACCCTTATGCGCTGGCGGAAGCCCGCATCTATGAGCAGGCGGTGATTGCATCAGGGCTGTCCACTCAAATAAAAAGTTTTATTCCGGCAGCATAA
- a CDS encoding 2-hydroxyacid dehydrogenase — MKKKVVVFSQIDSEILTRLQQRYHVVQVHPKLGDVNQQILAQSQDADGMIGAGRVLNESNLKHAEKLKVISSVSVGYDNYDLSYLNQRKILLTHTPHVLTETTADLAFALLMSAARKVPSLERWTKQGQWARTAGPEQFGQDIFGKTLGIIGLGYIGAAVARRGFYGFNMNVLYHNRREKPEAAEQFKAQFCALDDLLRRSDFVVIAVDLNAASKSLIGARELELMQAHAVFVNISRGSVVDEQALIEALKNKTIFAAGLDVYEKEPLQASELFALDNAVTLPHVGSATVQTRRRMAELAYQNLLDALEGGAPRCAVNPGFG, encoded by the coding sequence ATGAAGAAGAAAGTTGTAGTTTTTAGCCAAATTGATTCTGAAATTCTGACCAGGCTGCAGCAGCGCTATCATGTAGTTCAGGTTCATCCTAAGCTGGGCGATGTCAATCAGCAGATTTTAGCGCAGAGCCAGGACGCAGACGGCATGATTGGCGCCGGCCGCGTGCTGAATGAAAGCAATTTAAAGCATGCGGAAAAATTAAAAGTCATTTCCAGCGTCAGCGTCGGCTATGACAATTACGACCTGTCTTATTTAAATCAAAGAAAAATTCTGCTGACGCATACCCCGCATGTGCTGACGGAAACCACTGCGGACTTGGCTTTTGCGCTGCTGATGAGCGCGGCGCGCAAAGTGCCGTCACTTGAGCGCTGGACCAAGCAGGGGCAGTGGGCAAGGACTGCCGGCCCGGAGCAGTTCGGGCAGGATATTTTTGGCAAGACCTTAGGCATTATCGGCTTGGGGTATATTGGCGCAGCCGTTGCCCGGCGCGGATTTTACGGCTTCAACATGAATGTGCTATACCATAACCGGCGCGAAAAGCCTGAAGCGGCTGAACAGTTTAAAGCGCAGTTCTGCGCGCTGGATGACTTGCTGCGCCGTTCGGATTTTGTGGTGATTGCGGTGGATTTAAACGCCGCTTCAAAATCGCTGATTGGCGCGCGTGAGCTGGAACTGATGCAGGCGCATGCGGTTTTTGTGAATATTTCCCGCGGTTCGGTAGTTGATGAGCAGGCGCTGATTGAGGCTTTAAAAAATAAAACTATATTTGCTGCCGGCTTGGATGTTTATGAAAAAGAGCCGCTGCAGGCCTCAGAGCTGTTTGCGCTGGATAATGCGGTGACGCTGCCGCATGTCGGTTCCGCAACTGTGCAGACGCGTAGGCGTATGGCGGAATTGGCCTATCAAAATCTGCTGGATGCTTTGGAAGGCGGCGCGCCGCGCTGCGCGGTTAACCCCGGCTTCGGTTAA
- a CDS encoding quinone-dependent dihydroorotate dehydrogenase, producing MLYSLARPLLFTLAPERAHELTLSLLKSSHKLGLMRQAVASKPVTCMGIEFPNPVGLAAGLDKNGAYIDALASQGFGFIEIGTITPKPQPGNPEPRLFRLPQAKAIINRMGFNNDGVDQLVENVKASKFKGVLGINIGKNAATAVEDAVDDYLICLEKVYNYASYITVNISSPNTKNLRSLQSGDALTELLETLKNRQLELAEENQHYVPLVLKVAPDLEPEDIQFIAQQLLTFKIDGLIVTNTTLSREGVENLEHGNEAGGLSGAPVFAKSTACLAAFAEALQGQIPLIGVGGILSGADALAKKNAGAALVQIYSGLIYTGPKLIKDCVDAL from the coding sequence ATGTTGTATTCTCTTGCCCGCCCTTTGTTGTTTACTTTAGCACCAGAGCGTGCACATGAGCTGACATTATCCCTATTGAAATCATCCCACAAGCTGGGCTTGATGCGCCAGGCTGTTGCATCTAAGCCTGTGACCTGCATGGGGATAGAGTTTCCTAATCCGGTCGGCTTGGCTGCCGGCTTAGACAAAAACGGCGCGTATATTGATGCGCTGGCCAGCCAGGGCTTCGGCTTTATTGAAATTGGCACCATTACGCCAAAGCCTCAGCCGGGCAACCCTGAACCGCGCCTGTTCCGCCTGCCGCAGGCCAAAGCTATTATTAACCGCATGGGCTTTAATAATGACGGCGTAGATCAGCTGGTTGAAAACGTCAAAGCTTCCAAGTTCAAAGGCGTGCTGGGCATCAATATCGGCAAAAACGCTGCCACCGCTGTTGAAGATGCGGTAGATGATTATCTGATTTGCCTGGAAAAAGTCTATAATTACGCTTCTTATATTACCGTCAATATTTCCTCTCCAAACACAAAAAACCTGCGCAGCCTGCAAAGCGGTGATGCGCTGACTGAGCTGCTGGAAACTTTAAAGAACCGCCAGCTTGAATTGGCGGAAGAAAACCAGCACTATGTGCCATTGGTGCTGAAAGTTGCGCCGGATTTAGAGCCTGAAGATATTCAGTTTATTGCGCAGCAGCTGCTGACCTTTAAAATTGACGGCCTGATTGTCACCAATACCACGCTTTCGCGTGAAGGCGTCGAGAATTTAGAGCACGGCAATGAGGCCGGCGGCTTGTCCGGCGCGCCGGTCTTTGCCAAAAGCACCGCTTGCCTGGCTGCCTTTGCGGAAGCGCTGCAGGGGCAAATTCCATTGATTGGCGTCGGCGGCATTTTGTCGGGCGCAGACGCGCTGGCCAAGAAAAATGCCGGCGCAGCCCTTGTGCAAATTTACAGCGGCCTCATATATACTGGACCCAAGCTGATTAAAGACTGCGTAGACGCGCTGTAA
- the gspM gene encoding type II secretion system protein GspM — protein sequence MKAFEQIQQSLDQRAEKIADYLERLSLRERIMVVSAAIVVIVAAVGSALFYMHKAAEFQQKRLNGLKDTIIWMQSNAVTMKPAGDAELSAADKVQRAAQQQGLSVASQQSGGQIQIAVMHENYAVLANFLTQLAQLGLSIEKMELSSEAGQIKLTASVQ from the coding sequence ATGAAAGCATTTGAACAAATACAGCAGTCGCTTGATCAGCGTGCAGAAAAAATTGCAGACTATTTGGAGCGGCTGTCGCTGCGCGAGCGCATCATGGTGGTATCGGCCGCCATTGTTGTGATTGTGGCGGCTGTCGGCTCTGCGCTGTTTTACATGCATAAGGCGGCCGAGTTTCAGCAAAAGCGCTTAAACGGCCTAAAAGACACCATTATCTGGATGCAAAGCAATGCGGTCACCATGAAGCCGGCGGGAGATGCTGAGCTGTCGGCTGCGGACAAGGTGCAGCGGGCTGCGCAGCAGCAGGGGCTTTCGGTCGCTTCGCAGCAGTCCGGCGGGCAGATTCAGATTGCGGTGATGCATGAAAATTATGCAGTGCTGGCGAATTTTCTGACGCAGCTGGCGCAATTGGGCCTAAGTATTGAAAAAATGGAATTAAGTTCAGAGGCCGGGCAGATTAAATTAACAGCTTCTGTACAATAA
- a CDS encoding M48 family metalloprotease has translation MKRVGYGFIKNKNMFWPASICVAAVLLTIAIINAVAGLLVFYTDSTQPVYWHVLSPYLVALLLLIMSVSVLYEFYIFRMGGHSLAKQLGARRLSLIESVPEESVALKITERLAETFLIDTPALYVLPDEVGVNALTAGFYPRDTVIILTWGALQNLDEMELYGLLSHEFNKILSGEAAENTRLKILYSGLTSFSQWGSKIAKRGFYRRGYVRENKFETVFVAIGAIIWLVGSLGVLITRFIKFITLGGRTYKNDQKTKRLIQNDANIQTLLRIYVHHSGSQIHSEYAEAISHMCFANALSPQSWMNIHPKIAQRIFELNPAMIQDLQLENLKKLKNQPLFNLFRSLEEISPDLAVPWSSPQPLPLLRLSPISFAIKDAIKPLKPEIRENWQRPELIDRALQTATGSREVMVAILMIRQYREFIPTEAEVSRAIVDSLLHLDGRVHIAIFQEACKNIGGMPATIARQFLMKLARIIQEDGEIGLLDALLLERVKFELHLMPIHAATALEDVKPSIVRLIDALLHVQQINSDSQLEVREMILTRILSQQELELYSEISDEPIDLAEILNDISGLLLRDRFSILAVAEICLWNDRVITQDELDVLELLYWRLGFEAAEMIDLMQKKNSLTII, from the coding sequence TTGAAACGAGTTGGCTACGGCTTTATAAAAAACAAAAATATGTTCTGGCCTGCTTCGATCTGCGTGGCGGCGGTTTTATTAACCATAGCGATCATTAATGCGGTTGCCGGGCTGCTGGTTTTCTATACGGATTCTACCCAGCCGGTGTACTGGCATGTGCTCAGCCCTTATCTGGTTGCGCTGCTGCTGCTGATCATGTCGGTTTCGGTTTTGTACGAATTCTATATTTTCAGGATGGGCGGCCACTCTCTAGCGAAACAGCTTGGCGCGCGGCGCTTGAGCTTGATTGAGAGCGTTCCGGAAGAAAGCGTGGCGCTGAAAATTACAGAGCGGTTGGCGGAAACCTTTTTAATTGATACTCCCGCGCTGTATGTGCTGCCGGATGAAGTCGGGGTGAATGCGCTGACGGCCGGTTTTTACCCGCGCGATACAGTGATCATTCTAACCTGGGGCGCGCTGCAGAATCTGGATGAGATGGAGCTGTATGGCTTGCTCAGCCATGAGTTCAATAAAATCCTTTCCGGCGAAGCGGCTGAAAATACCCGTCTGAAAATCCTGTACAGCGGTTTAACCAGCTTCAGCCAGTGGGGAAGCAAAATCGCCAAGCGCGGCTTTTACCGCCGCGGCTATGTGCGTGAAAATAAATTTGAAACGGTCTTTGTCGCCATTGGCGCCATCATCTGGCTGGTCGGCAGCCTGGGGGTGCTGATCACCCGCTTCATTAAGTTTATTACGCTGGGCGGGCGGACCTATAAAAATGATCAGAAAACCAAGCGCCTGATTCAGAATGACGCCAATATCCAGACCCTGCTGCGCATTTATGTGCACCATTCAGGCTCGCAGATTCACAGCGAATATGCGGAGGCGATTTCGCATATGTGCTTTGCCAATGCGCTCAGCCCGCAAAGCTGGATGAACATCCATCCCAAAATTGCGCAGCGGATTTTTGAGCTGAATCCCGCAATGATTCAGGACCTGCAGCTGGAAAATCTGAAAAAGCTGAAAAACCAGCCATTGTTCAACTTATTCCGCTCGCTGGAGGAGATCAGCCCTGATCTGGCTGTGCCGTGGAGTTCTCCGCAGCCGCTGCCGCTGCTCAGGCTGTCGCCCATCAGCTTCGCGATTAAAGACGCCATTAAGCCATTGAAGCCGGAAATCCGCGAAAATTGGCAGCGCCCGGAGCTGATTGACCGCGCGCTGCAGACTGCAACCGGTTCGCGCGAAGTCATGGTGGCGATTCTGATGATCCGGCAGTACCGCGAGTTTATTCCGACTGAGGCTGAGGTCAGCCGCGCCATTGTGGACTCGCTGCTGCATTTGGATGGCCGCGTGCATATTGCGATTTTTCAGGAGGCCTGCAAGAACATCGGCGGCATGCCGGCAACCATTGCGCGCCAGTTCCTGATGAAGCTGGCGCGGATTATTCAGGAAGACGGCGAAATTGGCCTGCTGGACGCCTTGCTGCTGGAGCGGGTCAAGTTTGAGCTGCATTTGATGCCGATTCATGCGGCAACCGCGCTGGAAGACGTCAAGCCGAGCATTGTGCGCCTGATTGACGCGCTGCTGCATGTGCAGCAGATTAACAGCGACAGCCAGCTGGAAGTGCGCGAGATGATTCTGACGCGCATTCTGAGCCAGCAGGAGCTGGAGCTGTACAGTGAAATTTCTGATGAGCCGATTGATTTGGCGGAAATTCTCAATGACATTTCGGGCCTGCTGCTGCGCGACCGCTTCAGTATTCTGGCGGTGGCGGAAATCTGCCTGTGGAATGACCGGGTCATCACGCAGGATGAGCTGGATGTTCTGGAACTGCTGTATTGGCGGCTGGGCTTTGAGGCGGCAGAGATGATTGACCTGATGCAGAAGAAAAACAGCCTGACGATTATTTAG
- a CDS encoding nitroreductase, with protein sequence MSELAVETVHQNIHQRQSIGHLAEPAPDAAQLERAFQAALTAPDHHRLKPTRFVVVHEAQREAFGELLSQALADTGQTEAAQLERVKHHPFRAPLLVLALTQLQEHPKVPHFEQILSTGAAVQNFLLSLQAQGFSTMWRSGAVVESALFKKALGLTEADLISGIIYIGTAVKAIPPRAAMQTSEFVSDWKK encoded by the coding sequence ATGTCAGAGTTAGCGGTTGAAACAGTTCATCAAAACATTCATCAGCGTCAATCGATTGGGCATTTGGCTGAGCCGGCGCCGGATGCCGCGCAGCTGGAAAGGGCATTTCAAGCGGCTTTGACTGCGCCGGATCATCACCGTTTAAAGCCCACCCGCTTTGTGGTGGTGCATGAAGCGCAGCGTGAAGCGTTCGGCGAGCTGCTGTCGCAGGCGCTGGCGGATACTGGTCAGACGGAAGCTGCACAGCTGGAGCGCGTGAAGCATCATCCATTCCGCGCGCCGCTGCTGGTATTGGCTTTAACCCAGCTGCAGGAGCATCCTAAAGTGCCTCATTTTGAGCAGATTCTAAGCACCGGCGCGGCTGTGCAGAATTTCCTGCTGTCTTTGCAGGCTCAAGGCTTTTCAACCATGTGGCGCAGCGGCGCAGTGGTGGAGTCCGCTTTATTTAAGAAGGCTTTGGGCTTGACCGAGGCGGACTTGATTTCAGGCATTATTTACATTGGCACAGCGGTTAAGGCGATTCCGCCCCGCGCAGCCATGCAGACTTCAGAATTTGTCAGTGATTGGAAAAAATAA
- the gspL gene encoding type II secretion system protein GspL: MLYLWIPEANGVWQWSDGECWKQSSNIEQLIQDLREHHGKEAVVFFSSSNVQIIQQAFPKAQYKKLGQDGVKYLLEEYVILPLDLMKVLHHFQNPDQLTVLGIANSAVETLQHALTLIPVKTVSLLPDFLLLPAPEVGQTVLGNIGGRLLVRENEFSGQSVDDLALFLDYQPEHPAYKITNLTAEQMHSLEAVVTQDRLESFHYAVPEIKKAKQHPFNVLPKAKSSAGVSGYWKACAAVLLGLLVVQFSYDAIRWHQNKKVANAMAAQAVEQFKYWFGQNYPVTEQTLKSQFESQMRQSQTGSTQALSLLSRVGPVLMQNQVVANRVAYDSSTLNMELKAGSSEILQNLTQQLNQQGFKVELGNIQPNNSGVVGLVKIQ; encoded by the coding sequence ATGTTGTATTTATGGATACCTGAGGCCAATGGGGTTTGGCAATGGTCGGATGGAGAGTGCTGGAAGCAGTCTTCAAATATTGAACAGCTGATTCAAGACCTGCGCGAGCATCACGGCAAAGAGGCTGTGGTGTTTTTTTCAAGCAGCAATGTGCAGATCATTCAGCAGGCCTTCCCGAAAGCGCAGTACAAGAAGCTTGGGCAGGATGGGGTGAAATATCTGCTGGAAGAGTATGTGATTCTGCCTTTGGATTTAATGAAGGTGCTGCATCATTTTCAGAATCCGGATCAGCTGACGGTTTTAGGCATTGCAAACTCTGCGGTGGAAACGCTGCAGCATGCGCTGACTTTAATTCCGGTCAAGACCGTGTCCCTGCTGCCGGATTTTCTGCTGCTGCCTGCGCCGGAAGTGGGGCAGACAGTCTTGGGCAACATTGGCGGGCGCCTGCTGGTGCGCGAAAATGAATTTTCCGGCCAGTCTGTTGATGATTTGGCGCTGTTTCTGGATTATCAGCCGGAGCATCCAGCCTATAAGATCACCAATCTAACAGCAGAACAGATGCATAGCCTGGAAGCTGTGGTCACGCAGGACCGGCTGGAAAGCTTTCATTATGCGGTGCCGGAGATTAAAAAAGCCAAGCAGCATCCATTCAATGTGCTGCCGAAAGCGAAAAGCAGCGCCGGGGTATCCGGCTACTGGAAAGCCTGCGCTGCCGTGCTGCTGGGCCTGCTGGTTGTGCAGTTCAGCTATGACGCTATCCGCTGGCATCAGAACAAGAAAGTGGCCAATGCCATGGCCGCGCAGGCGGTTGAGCAGTTTAAATACTGGTTCGGGCAGAACTATCCGGTGACGGAGCAGACCCTGAAAAGCCAGTTTGAAAGCCAGATGCGCCAAAGCCAGACCGGCAGTACGCAGGCTTTGTCTTTGCTCAGCCGGGTCGGCCCCGTGCTGATGCAGAATCAGGTTGTGGCGAACCGCGTGGCGTATGACAGTTCTACGCTGAATATGGAGCTGAAGGCGGGGTCGTCTGAAATTTTGCAGAACCTGACCCAGCAGCTGAACCAGCAGGGCTTTAAGGTGGAGCTGGGAAATATTCAGCCGAATAATTCCGGCGTTGTTGGATTGGTGAAAATACAATAA
- a CDS encoding CvpA family protein: MNTIDVFILIILLTGGLNGLRQGFIKAFANLTGWILALIVAAKYASVLAPSMSSLSSDPVVQKIAAFAFIVLMIVVLTWLVTYLLNGILKTLKLGPLNRLAGGVFGGLKGLLVVLITIQGVGPWVESSPHWKQSKFIQALLPYAPWAAQMSKEAANEALHHIHAEDEHKSSAASPETLNRKERPSGESTNNPFY; the protein is encoded by the coding sequence ATGAACACCATTGATGTCTTTATACTGATTATTCTGCTCACTGGAGGGCTCAACGGTTTGCGTCAAGGATTTATTAAAGCCTTTGCGAACTTGACGGGATGGATTCTGGCATTAATTGTTGCGGCAAAATATGCATCCGTTCTGGCACCTTCGATGAGCTCACTCAGTTCAGACCCTGTGGTGCAGAAAATTGCGGCCTTCGCATTCATTGTCCTGATGATTGTGGTGCTGACATGGCTGGTGACGTATTTGCTGAACGGCATTTTAAAGACGCTGAAGCTGGGCCCGCTTAACCGTTTGGCGGGCGGCGTGTTCGGCGGCTTGAAAGGCCTGCTGGTTGTGCTGATTACCATTCAGGGTGTTGGGCCCTGGGTGGAAAGCTCGCCGCACTGGAAACAGTCCAAATTCATACAGGCTTTATTGCCCTACGCGCCTTGGGCGGCGCAAATGTCCAAGGAAGCGGCCAATGAAGCGCTGCATCATATTCATGCTGAAGATGAGCATAAATCTTCAGCTGCATCGCCTGAAACGCTGAACAGGAAAGAGCGTCCGTCAGGTGAGTCAACAAATAATCCTTTTTATTAA
- a CDS encoding NAD(P)H-dependent glycerol-3-phosphate dehydrogenase, giving the protein MSELKFSDLVETAAPADKTALRVTVLGGGSFGTAMANTAVRNGCDTIIWIRDGEAAADINATHINKRYLPDFQLEAGLHATSNLEEAVCSRDIIFVAIPSHSFRSVLEQIKPFITSQAVVSLTKGIEAKTFSFMSDIIREVLPEVPYGVLSGPNLAKEIIAGQPAGTVIASQSELVRYAVQQALHSALFRVFSSDDVHGVELGGALKNIYAVAMGMAAAYGVGENTKSMILTRALAEMSRFAVELGANPLTFLGLSGVGDLFATCSSPLSRNYQVGFALGSGKSLEQAAKELGQTAEGINTIVQVKARSEELNVYMPITSALYDVIYNGAPPLSIALSLMKNGHRSDVEFVLPHQQA; this is encoded by the coding sequence ATGTCAGAACTTAAATTTTCAGATTTAGTCGAAACGGCGGCGCCAGCGGACAAAACCGCCCTGAGAGTCACCGTGCTGGGCGGCGGCAGTTTCGGCACAGCCATGGCCAATACGGCAGTGCGCAACGGCTGCGACACTATTATCTGGATTCGGGATGGGGAAGCGGCTGCCGATATCAATGCAACGCATATCAATAAGCGCTATCTTCCGGATTTCCAGCTGGAGGCCGGCCTGCATGCGACTTCAAATCTGGAAGAGGCGGTCTGCAGCCGCGACATTATTTTTGTCGCGATTCCAAGCCATTCATTCCGCAGCGTTCTGGAACAGATTAAGCCTTTCATCACTTCGCAGGCCGTGGTGTCATTAACCAAAGGCATTGAAGCGAAAACCTTCAGCTTTATGAGCGACATTATCCGTGAAGTGCTGCCGGAAGTGCCGTATGGCGTGCTGTCCGGGCCGAATTTAGCCAAGGAAATTATCGCCGGCCAGCCGGCTGGAACAGTAATTGCCAGCCAGTCTGAGCTGGTGCGCTATGCGGTGCAGCAGGCGCTGCACAGTGCGCTGTTCCGCGTATTTTCCAGCGATGATGTGCACGGCGTGGAGCTGGGCGGCGCGCTGAAGAATATTTATGCCGTGGCGATGGGCATGGCGGCGGCTTATGGCGTAGGCGAAAATACCAAGAGCATGATTTTAACCCGCGCCCTGGCGGAAATGAGCCGCTTTGCGGTGGAACTGGGCGCCAATCCGCTGACCTTCCTCGGGCTGTCCGGCGTTGGCGATTTGTTTGCGACCTGCAGCAGCCCGCTCAGCCGCAACTATCAGGTCGGTTTCGCCTTGGGTTCGGGAAAATCGCTGGAACAGGCGGCGAAAGAGCTGGGGCAGACTGCGGAAGGCATCAATACTATTGTGCAGGTTAAGGCCCGCTCAGAAGAGCTGAATGTCTATATGCCGATTACCAGCGCATTGTATGATGTGATTTATAACGGCGCGCCGCCTCTGAGCATTGCGCTGTCATTAATGAAAAATGGCCACCGCAGCGATGTGGAATTCGTGCTGCCGCATCAGCAGGCTTGA